The following proteins come from a genomic window of Gimesia chilikensis:
- a CDS encoding vWA domain-containing protein: MSFSHPWVLLFLIVPIALLVWIWRRDGGHVVLPFDHGVQTRGRAWGTLVNLAQSLPALILAVVVLILAGPQQLSAPKTRRVLTNIEFCVDVSGSMTASFGEGTRYDASMAAINKFLDYREGDAFGLTFFGNEVLHWVPLTTDVSAIKCAPPFMDPMSPGHPHWLGGTEIGKALRACREVLISREQGDRMIVLVSDGYSFDLGNGQDVEIAEKLKADGIVVYAIHIAASEVPGPVVNITGLTGGEVFEPESPQALETVFKHIDDMQETRLERTAAESMDNFYPYSLAGLILLGSSTLSLFGLRFTPW, translated from the coding sequence ATGAGTTTTTCACATCCCTGGGTACTCCTGTTCTTAATCGTGCCGATCGCGCTGCTGGTCTGGATCTGGCGGCGTGACGGGGGACACGTCGTGCTCCCCTTCGACCACGGAGTTCAGACGCGCGGACGTGCCTGGGGAACGCTGGTCAATCTCGCGCAGTCACTGCCCGCGTTGATCCTCGCGGTCGTCGTACTGATTCTCGCCGGTCCGCAACAACTGAGTGCTCCCAAAACCAGGCGGGTGCTGACCAACATCGAATTCTGCGTCGACGTCTCCGGCAGTATGACCGCCTCCTTCGGTGAAGGCACACGCTACGATGCCTCGATGGCGGCCATCAACAAGTTTCTCGATTACCGTGAAGGCGACGCCTTCGGCCTGACGTTCTTCGGCAACGAAGTCCTGCACTGGGTTCCCCTGACGACCGATGTCTCCGCGATCAAATGCGCGCCCCCGTTCATGGATCCCATGAGCCCCGGGCATCCGCACTGGCTGGGAGGCACCGAAATCGGTAAGGCCCTCCGCGCGTGCCGGGAAGTACTCATCTCGCGCGAGCAGGGGGACCGGATGATTGTCCTCGTCTCCGACGGCTACAGCTTCGATCTGGGCAACGGACAGGATGTGGAGATTGCCGAAAAACTCAAGGCGGATGGCATCGTGGTTTACGCGATTCACATCGCAGCCAGTGAAGTGCCCGGTCCGGTTGTGAACATCACCGGTCTCACGGGGGGCGAGGTCTTCGAGCCCGAAAGCCCGCAGGCACTGGAAACCGTGTTCAAGCACATCGACGATATGCAGGAGACGCGTCTGGAACGGACGGCGGCGGAATCGATGGACAACTTTTATCCCTACAGCCTGGCAGGTCTGATCCTGCTGGGGAGCAGCACACTTTCACTCTTTGGATTGAGGTTTACACCGTGGTAG
- a CDS encoding vWA domain-containing protein codes for MVAGLAAIVILVVATGAEMLHARRIRRIAPLVFGPSAQPAAWARIVPALRVLSLTGLCWGLITLLLLPPKIHAAQAIPDNEMKHLLIVLDVSPSMRLEDAGQNKDQSRMQRAARLMESFFERANMNRYQTSVIAVYNAAKRVVEDTRDLEVIHNIFNDLPMHHAFVSGETDLFSGLEEAAELAKPWNPRSTTLLLISDGDTVPGVCMPKMPVSVANAVVIGVGDSVKGSFINGHHSRQDVSTLRQLAIRLNGTYHNGNEKHLSTDLIDQLAVGGEENPFEKLTRREYALAICGLSALIYALIPWLLHYWGTGWKPGVFTSRKERARARREAERKQKSTHLHPTVS; via the coding sequence GTGGTAGCAGGACTGGCGGCAATTGTGATCCTGGTGGTAGCCACCGGTGCGGAAATGCTCCACGCCCGGCGCATCAGGCGGATTGCGCCCCTCGTCTTCGGTCCCTCCGCCCAACCCGCGGCCTGGGCCCGTATCGTGCCTGCACTCCGCGTGCTCTCACTGACCGGGCTCTGCTGGGGACTGATCACCCTGCTGCTGCTCCCTCCCAAAATTCATGCTGCCCAGGCCATTCCCGATAACGAAATGAAACACCTGCTGATCGTACTCGACGTCTCGCCCAGTATGCGGCTCGAAGACGCCGGTCAGAACAAGGATCAGTCCCGCATGCAACGCGCCGCGCGGTTGATGGAATCCTTTTTCGAACGGGCCAATATGAACCGCTACCAGACCAGCGTGATCGCCGTCTATAACGCGGCCAAGCGGGTCGTGGAAGATACCCGCGACCTGGAAGTGATTCACAATATCTTCAATGATCTCCCCATGCACCACGCGTTTGTCTCCGGCGAAACCGATCTGTTCTCGGGACTGGAAGAAGCCGCAGAGCTGGCGAAACCCTGGAATCCACGCAGCACCACGCTTCTGCTCATCAGTGACGGCGATACCGTGCCCGGCGTCTGCATGCCCAAAATGCCCGTCTCGGTCGCCAATGCGGTGGTGATCGGCGTGGGAGATTCCGTCAAAGGCTCCTTCATCAATGGACACCATTCCCGCCAGGATGTCTCTACGCTGCGACAGCTGGCCATTCGTCTGAACGGCACTTATCACAACGGCAACGAAAAACATCTCAGTACCGACCTGATCGATCAACTGGCGGTAGGCGGTGAAGAGAACCCCTTTGAGAAACTGACCCGCCGCGAATACGCCCTGGCGATCTGTGGTCTCTCGGCCTTGATCTACGCCCTGATTCCCTGGCTGCTCCATTACTGGGGCACCGGCTGGAAACCGGGAGTCTTCACCAGTCGCAAAGAACGGGCACGGGCCCGGCGGGAAGCGGAACGAAAACAGAAGTCAACACATCTGCATCCGACGGTTTCATGA